The genome window AGAAAGAACAAAACTGCATCAGATTTAGAAAGAAGCATGTCTGGTATAAGCATATGAACTTACAGCTTCAAGCCAGTGTTGTAGTGCTGTTGATGATTCTAGGGAATAACAAGCTTTAGCATTTTGAATATTGAATTCTTTTAGATAactaaactaaattattttgcatattgaattcttttttaaaattatttctcgTATTTTGCatattgtaataaataaaaaatctaatgcCATATAATTGTCAATAATCAGTTATTCAAATTattgaactctctctctctctctctctctctctctctctctctctctctctctctctcatatgcaCTCTGCAAACCATGCAATACATACACAACAACAAGTTGCTTAATTAAAGCTTTGGGACAGAGATTGTTCCTTTGTGCTCTATTTTTGACCTATTAGATGGATGCAACTTGaaagtaataattatttgtattttgtggttttgttagAGGTTTGTTCAAATAAcctatataaaagaaaaagttagatGTAACATCAAATGCATACCTTGTTTCATTATGTATTAttattgacaatattttttaggttgtttttgtttttgttttcaataatgtCTAGTATGTGCTAATTGCTTATCATTTTTGTGCAGTATGGCTGCTGCAAATGCTGGACAGATTAACCATGCACAGCCTGGCCCCATTGACAAGTCAGTTAGGGGTGTCCATCAGAACCCGAAAACCGACCCACCCGCCCAAACCGTCCGGGCCGACCCGAAAACCGGCCGACCCGACGCCGGTGATGGTCGGAGACGGGTCTCCGCCACCAAAAACCGTTTTAGGCGGTTCGGATGGCGGGTTTTCTTCCTCAAAACCCGATATACCCGATCCGACCGACGAAAGCGAAGAAAGAACGCCGGTTTTACCCAGATCCGTTCAAATTTGTCGATATTTCGGTGAGAAGTTTGGTAGTTTTTGGTCAGATTCGGCGAAGATCTTGGTTTTCTCTTTAAATCCGGTGAAGATCTTGGTTTTCTTGCTTAGATCCGGTGGGGAGATGAAGATTTTGCTTGATTTTTACTTAGATCCGGCTAGATGTGGTGCTTTTGCTTCGATTTTGCTCAGATCTGGGATTGATTTTTGCTTCGATTCTTGCTTGATTTTGCTCAAATCTGGGCTTGATATAGTGctttttgcttcaatttttgcTTAGATCTTGTGATTTTCTCTGAAATCTGGGCTTATGCGGTGGATTTAAGTCAATCCGGCGAAGATTCCGTGATTTTTCTCAGTACCGAGGCCGACCGACCCGACCGTCGTTCACCGGAGACCGATCCGACTCGACCCGATGTCGTCGGCGGTCGGCAGCGGGTCGTTCCATCAGCCACCTGATGTAAGCGGGTCGGTTGCGGGTTGGGCataaacccgacccgaaccgacccgtggacacccctaagGTCAGTGTTGACATTGCAGCCCAACCATCGATCAGAAGCCATTTGGAATGGGCAGGTAAAACACACCACTaaagatttcacttttttttttgtgtggtgaATTTCGTTTTTTGAACCTGGACTTTAGTTTggttttaattaaatgaatttaaaatttaaaaatattttttttagtcgAAAATaggttatttgtattttaattaggGGGATCCTTGTaatatctatctcttttttttttttttttttttttttttttgggtttataaatcatatttttaaaaaatgtatgttGTCAGTCCCTATCCCTGGATATAATAGAGATTAGAGAGACCTCCAAAATATTATGCATTTTTGgctccttttattattattatgataaaaGAGACGGTTTATCTGTTAGGCGAACAACGggacaaattataaatacaGTAAATAAGGATTGAGCAATCACAATGAGACATTTCAATCCTTACGTCTATTAATATAATTGAGGGGGAAAATTGTGAATTCTCTACCTGCAGACCAAATGCATGAAAATTGTCTTCACCCAAAGGTCCATAAGTTACTTTGAGTGATTGTGTTAGTGGAGGTGGTGTGTAGGAGACTGTTTCAAGGCTTTTcaccaccaaaataaaaaaataaaaaaaaaattaaataaaatgattttcttttattcaCTCATGAATTCGCTTGTAAGGGAATACGGACATATGCAAGTTCAGGTGATTGAAAGTCGagacttttaatttttgcaaGATGATGGCAAGTATCTTTGATGAATTAACCTATAGAGAATTTTCTGAGATATTTGACAGAGGCCTGGAAGATaccatttaaaataatacatattctctacccattttttagtctgcttttttccttttaattgaaTGAGTTCAAGCCTAATGTCACACCATATCTAAAATATGAACAGAAATACTCTTCAACCACTGGTTGCTCTTATTAAGGGAACTACTAgtgttctttccctttttcttgtcTCTGATATTCCTGTTTCTGCTTAAGAAGCCATGCATACGCAAAGCCATGCATATGCAAAGCCATGTATATGAATTAATGCCTGGCTTTAATGATGTTGGACCCAACACTAGGCCTTTTGTAATTTGTAGGGCTAGTTATATTTCAAAAGGCTGCTTTACGTTCCACTTCTCTCCTCATTTCCCTTTTTCCAGTTTGATGTTTAATGCTGCTATTTTGTGATATGGTGCCtatagaaaagataaaaaaaacgaaaaatatgatagaagatgaaaaaatctcataatttaGTTTCCCTGATCAGCCTGATAACTGGGATGATGAAGAGAATGGTGCGTGGAAACCCCCAAAGGTACCTAATCCAGTGTATAAAGGACCATGGAAGCCCAAGGTATGCCAATTGAGCTCAAGAGATACACAAAAATGCTTGAAGCTTGATTCTCCTTTGCAGTTTCTCATGAGCTTGCTTTTTTGACTTGACAGAAAATTAAGAACCCCAATTATAAAGGAAAATGGAAGACTCCTTGGATTGATAATCCAGGTATTGTGAAGCAtacctatataatttttttcattgattataaaatataaaataatttggacCGCaggtacaaaaatttgaagttgACATTAAGTGGTTTCCTTTTTCCTATGTCCAGAGTTTGAAGATGACCCTGATGTTTATGTGCTTAAGCCAATTAAGTATGTAGGAATTGAGGTTTGGCAGGTAGGACATAAGTCTCAATCTACTATGCTAGATAGACTGATTATTATGTTGCTCTTGTTATCAATAAACTATATGATTAATGGGGTCAAATAATGCAGGTAAAGGGTGGGTCAGTTTACGACAATGTTTTGATCTGTGATGACCCAGATTATGCAACACAAGTTGTGGAAGAAGTATTTGCAAACAGGGAGGTGTGGCCCTTCTCCTTAAACTTCATTGTTAGATTCCAGATCAATAGCAGTTCCTTATTTGCATATCTTTTCTGTAACTTCAGATTGAAAAAGAGGCCTTTGAGGAAgcagagaaagtgagaaaagcACGAGAGGAAGAGGTTCTTAACGATACTTACTGCTGATTGCAATTTCTTTAGTCTTAGTTGAATTTCATTCCAAGTGATTTTAAATCTTCAAACATCATGCAGGAAGCTCAAAGAGCAAGAGAAGAAGGTGAAAGGAGGAGAAGAGAGCGGGGTTATGATCGACGGTACAGGGATAGATATAAGGACAGATACAGAAGGGTTTGTACAATTGGCATCActccttttaaatttttcatgatttcatcTGTTTCTTTTGGTTGTTTGATGATCACCCTTATGATAAAAGTGATAAAGCCTATCATAGGCTTGGGCCAGCCAATCCTTTAATTTTTGAGGAAATTTTGGTCTTctgtgattaattaattgattgtgTTGCATTTTCTGTGTATTTAATGGCTGTTCCCCATCAAAGGCTTCTTTACAGACGTGACAAAAGACATTTTTGAtatcaagattttatttttgtgaagaTGTCAtaataatacaatgaatttcCTCTGTGGTTGTGTCCAACCAAGATTTTCATTGGAAGCTTTTGGCCTTTTTTCTAAATAATGTTGAATGTACTGCCAATCAGTTGATGGAAACACTTCTTTATTTTAATGGAATTTTATAATAGGAAACTGATGCAGATTGATGATTGTTTTATTTACAAGTTGACCACATTCCATATAGGGAGAGTTTTAGAGAGCTTCCCCCCCCTACCTGGCTCTCTAAAACTCTCCCTATTTTTTGGACTCAAAAGACTTGTATGATTGTTTCAAAGTTTGTCCTAAGTtcaaggtttaatttgttatgcaGGACCGTCGTGATTACATGGATGATTACCATGTAAGCTTCATTCTTTTctctacttatttttattgccAAATAGAGGTGGTATTCGTCATGACAAGCATATGTTTTTCTTCTACTGCTGAGAGTTCCCAGTAATTTGTTCAACATCCCCAAGTATtgtgaattatttttatttacaagtTGACCACATTCCACATAggtctatttttatttatttttttcctccatgAATATTAATCTCTAGGAAATCCTGAATGTAGTAAGTAAATTCTCTTTTTGGAAGCATCTTATAGCAGACTTACAGTCAAACATATTGGaatctattttgtttattattattattttttgtattttttttccagaaGAATCTAATTGCTGAAAAACTTTGTTGCTTTAAGAAATTGCAAGCTTGTTAAGCTGCTTCATAGAATTTATatcttgagaggagatttgaaAGAATGTTGGTGTGGAGCAGTTGGCATTGGCAATGTATTAGTGATGAGTGATTTGGAACACACctttcttgttaaaaaaaaaaaaaaaaattgttttttcattaGTTGGGATGAAGAATGAGTATgtgaaaacaaatttattacAATGGGTCTATTTTGCCTTTGATGTCATGGCCTGTTGTGTGAACACAAATAGAACACTGATACTCAATAATTTCAGCCATTTCTTAGGGAAACAATTATTAATTgcagtttttgtattttgtgcaGAAATTTCTACTGAACAAACGTGAAATGGAGTTGTTGAAGTTAGAAAACAAGGTTAGGTTTATCCTTGCAGTTGTGAAGGGAGAGATCATTGTAAGTAATAGGAAGAGAGCTGATCTGTTTATTGAGCTGCAAACAAAAGGTTTCACTCCTTTTCCAAAGAAAACTAAAGCTGTTGAGCCAGAAGTTGCTGGTGCAACTGATGATACAGAAGAAACAGAAGTGAAATCTCCTGCTGACAGCAGTAGTAATGGGGTACAGATAAGTGATTATGAGTATCTACTGGCCATGGCAATTGGAAGCTTGACCATTGAGAAGGTTCAGGAGTTATGCGCTGAAAGGGATAAGGTCAATAAGGAGGTTGATGATTTGAGAAAGGAAACTCCAAAGTCCTTTTGGAGGACAGATCTTGATGCTTTGGAGGGGCAACTCGATGTATGActgaaaaattaacaattccttgtgatgatttgtttatttttctgtCTTTCTATTTGTTGactgtttttagttttatgtcATTTAGGAGCTAGAGAGAAGTGATGTGAGTCAGAGGagttaagaaagaaaatgagaggcAAAGCAAGGGGTGAAGCTGCTATGAAGTCTGCTAGACAAGCACCCAAGAACCCACGcaagaacaataataagaagGCAAATAATGCAGAATCTGTTGCAGAAGCTGTCTCGTCATCTGTGGCTGCAATGGAAATTGGTAAGtgtcaaaaaatattatgtttattatatgggaattactttttgtttgatttttggtttactTCTGCTTCATTTACCAGAGAAAGCTCCTGAGGCAGCAAAACCCAAAGACAGAGCAGGCTCTAGGAAAGCTCCTGCTAAGGTCTGTTTCTGTTCCTATGTTCtatttttccttggaaaggaTGAGCTTAAAGAACGACTTGCTGCCTATAACCTCGATGCATCTCCTGATCAATCAGCCGGTAAATgctatattattatatttcattaGGTTGTGTTATTATGATCTTTACACAACTCAGCTGTAATGTAAGAAAAATTACAGTGGATGATATGGGGATATTGTTTGCAAACCAGTTAATATATGATCTTGTGTGAGAAATTGTGTTTCTATTATTCTTCTtcataaaatcaattataaGAGAACAAAATACTGTAATGTACATAgataaaaattttccatgttaCAAGCACCAACTAAAATTTCCACTTGAGATTCAGCATCACTAATAATTAGTTTCTTGGTTATTTTTCCATGATCTTTTACCGTGATCATTGGGAATGTGTTGGACTGTTTTTTCTGTAAGTATTCCCACAgtaaatttctctttgtttttatgcCTGACAGCCATGGAGACTGAAGTGCCCAAAGTACCAGCCAAGAAGAAAGAACCTAGCAAAAGGGCTGCTGCTGCACAGAAGAAGAAGCCCTTGGCAACTGTTTCGGAGAtatctgatgatgatgatgatgattataatgatattaatgaaattgatgatgatgatgatgatgatgatgtgagATAGAAGTTGTAGCTACTCCAGAAGCGAGGAAAAAGGGCGGGGGAAAACTGGCTGCAAATGCTAAGGCAGTTAAGGCCCCTGCAGCGGCAAAGAAGAGAGGTGCAGCGAATAAGCAGCAGCCTCAGACATTGGCCCAGAAGCTTTTAACTGACATGTTAAAGCCTGCTGAAAATTCCAGGATTTCACTGGAGAAGAAAGTGAGAAAGATGAGGGCATCTCCATTCAACAAGAAAAGTGGTTCTGTGTTGGGAAGGGTTGGTAAGGTAAATGAAGTGactgaaaatgaagaaaattcgGGTTCTGCTTCTACTTCTGCCAGTACTGAAGAAACTATTGAAGTTGCACCAGCAAGAGCAAGACCTCAAAGGGTGAACCAAGTTAGAAAACAAGGTATGTGTTGAGTGACTCTGAAAGTGAACATGCCACTGAGGATTCTGAATTTGATGAAGTGACTGATGAAAgtgaaaacaagaaaacaaaaacaaaaaacaaaaatagcatCATCTCATAAGAAAGCACATTCAAGCAATTTTTTATGCCCAGTTGTGCTTTTGCTTGCTAAGCTTAACTTCTTTTTGTGCTTTCAGAAAGAGTATGACAGAATATGATCCGCGTCTTGTGGCTCCAACCTGCTTGTACCTGGCATCAAAAGCAGAAGAAAGCACTGTGCAGGCCAGGCTTCTTGtattttaccttaaaaaattatgtaattacTTGATACTAGATTGATTGTATGAATTTCCGCTAAATTCAATTGTTGTCATTCTACATTAGTGTGTGAAGTGCTTACAACATACCTTTCTTGTTTTACAGATGCTGATGAAAAGTATGACTCAATTAACTTGGTAAGCGTCCAATCCCAGCATAGTCAATTTGGTGTGGCTGCTGCCAGCACACATCACCATGCTTCTCAAATTCTTTGCTTGCTAATTCCTGTGCTTAATGACCATAAGCCTTTATTATGAACATCGCATTTTTGaccatataattaataaattgcaataaaattttcgCCAATTTTACCATTATGATTTGGTAGCTTGTAACAAGTGCAGATGCTCTTTGATAACCTTTTTTTGATGCTGAGTagagatgaaaatgaaaatgaattgatAACATGTTGGATTACTGTTTTGGTGGAGTTGGttgtactttcttttctttgacttttctTCTGAAATGGATGCTGGTGTCTTTATGAAAGTTTATTCTTAATAGCACACTAAATAAGTATGGAATGCTTCAATTAAAAATGCAGGTGCTATGGGCCAGGTAGTTGCCCATCAAAGAGGGTCGCATGGGCTAGAGAATTGATAGACGAAGAAGCAGAACAGTTCCTCATGCCTCGTTTCATTGACCCAGATTCAGAAAGACCTTGGCTTGCCCAGAGAATGGCCTTGAGGATACCATATTCTGCGTAAAGTTAATGGAAGGAGACCTGCTTATGCTTCCCAGCAACTAATATAAGATCTGCATAATACGTTTTATTTTTAAGTCTTTGATTGGTCAAGTTATGAGAGAATAGCATGGTGCCTTTTGATGTATGAACTTCCTCTATAGATTGTTTGGCTTATATTTTGTGAACTTGTCCGATCAGCTTGTGTTAAGATTCTTTCAAATAGTGTTTCAAAAGGGACAGTATCATTTTCAGCAATTCGTGACTGATGGTTTTGTAGAAGCAAGATGGTTTCTCCATTTGAAAAACCAGTTTTAGTTTCTCGGAACAAGCAGTGAGCATTTTATAGTTGGGCAATAATAGGTCTCATGTTGACTGCCATGAAGATCAAAACTATAAACACATGGGTTATGACTTTATGTTAAGTGCCAACTTTGGCATCAACTTTAGCTCTCGTTTGATCTGGCATATGTATTTCATGCAAGACCTACAAGGGTTATGACTTTACAATAAGtcccatttggtccatttcggtcTAATTTGGTCCACTTAGGTCCACTTTGGTTAATTCGGTCCAATTCAGTGTATTTGGTCCTTttggtctattttggtccaattcggtccacttAGGTCCATTCCGTCCATTTAGGTTCATTCGGTTCACTGCAGTCCAATTCGGTCTATTAGGTTCATTCAGTCTATTTTAGTCCACTTCaatcctattcggtccacttaggtccattcagtccaattCAGTTTTGGGCTcgaagttttattttatttttcttaatttttaggttgaaaagcatgaaattttattctatttctgtcaaactctttagttttaggttaaaaaatacaaaaaaaataggTATTGGAAATAAAGATATGGGCCCtagaaaagcaataaaaataataaaaattcaaaaaattacctaaaaattaaaatttcaacaatataggtataataattatatttggaaagaaaaaaaaatgctacaattctaaaattatataataatttaaacttattgtAATATGTAACATGTATTCCATAGAATGGGggtgtacaattttttaaaaatcttcttGGATATGTTTAAATTAGTCAACTaactataatatatttttaaaaaaatcactataatAACATATTCTCcatttatataagaaaatattataataatctaAGTTCAAATTTATCGTTATCGCTCTTCCTGTGTAGAGTGTGTATCCAACCCACCAAcacaacccaacctaacccaccATAAGTCTATTTGGGTGGTGTCATGTGTAGTGCATAGAATGTGACTTCAAGGCTTTAGGTGGCACgtaagggtcagtggaagcttGAAATCTTCAATAATGAGTTGATCTATCAATCTGATTGTGGAGAGCTGAATGTTGGGGTCAATTTGGTGAAGAATGGATCAATGATGGATTATAGCTCAATGTCATCGGTGGAATGTGTGAGGACGGTCTCTCTAGGCACGTCAATGTCTTACACCACTAGGGAGACACTTGGAATGCTAAGGGGCGTAGAGACACGTCAATGTGTTTGGTACTAtgtttcaaataacatgttttaatgtgtaaaaaaacattactcaaattttttcctttctcttttgccACTTAAACTGTACCAGCCTTGTGATTTTATCGTGAATATGAATgcaaatatttgaataatatagCATGATTCGTTGAGATGAGTGGCGtttgaattctatttttatgCTTAGTACCTGTATTTTAATGGTTACAATATACCGTCTATCAAAGTCTTACATTAAAGCCTGTGTGATAAagtaaaaaagtttcaaatttgagctTTTAGACTTGGCAGCATGCCCATAGGGGCCACCTTGCAATATATGGAGACAAATAacctaatttatttaatttgactCTTGCAATTTAATTTCTGCATTGTAGTTAGTTTTATGCACAAAATAGGAAAGTTGAGTTAATTGTTATATTTCTCGTGACTTTTTACATCTATACGTTTCTATTTAAAGcaataagttataaaaatacCCCTTTTCACTTGCCTGTTGAAATTAGTTCCCAacttgggattaaaaaaaaaaaagatctccCAGTGGAAGTCGACCATCTTATACTCGATTTCCATAGGAAATCGACTATCAGAGAGTCGATTTCCactggggttttttttttttttttttggcacctACTCGTGCAGCAGTAAACCATAATTGGTTTCCCTTCCCCTGCAGCAGTAAACTAGATCCAGAACACATAACATGAGCAGCGGTAAACAAGTAGATACAAGCATATGATACTGGTAAATGGCTCGTACATCATATGCAAACAACTGGATTCAAACAGTTACTATTCATGCCCATTATAGGTTCCCTATTAACGGACAAAAAACATTCAATACTAGCTATCATCGCTTCAAAGGAGGGCCCTGTAGTTGAATTTGCCAAAGTAGTAGCTACTAATGCCAAAGTAATATAATTGCTGGCATTATAGGCAAAAACTGCACAACGCAACTATAGTAACAAGTACAATGGACAGCAAATAGTTCAATTACAACAACATTcaacaataaccaaaataacaactaataaataCAACGTAGTCTCCATATTTGTCTACCACTTGTCCATACTAAAccatactgatacaacataCTCTACATAGTTACCAAGCACTTCTCCATACTGATACAACAGACTCTACATAGTCACCTAGCACTTGTCCATACAGAAGATAACCACAAGTCCCACGTACAATG of Quercus lobata isolate SW786 chromosome 8, ValleyOak3.0 Primary Assembly, whole genome shotgun sequence contains these proteins:
- the LOC115956589 gene encoding uncharacterized protein LOC115956589, coding for MAAANAGQINHAQPGPIDKSVRGVHQNPKTDPPAQTVRADPKTGRPDAGDGRRRVSATKNRFRRFGWRVFFLKTRYTRSDRRKRRKNAGFTQIRSNLSIFRFPDQPDNWDDEENGAWKPPKVPNPVYKGPWKPKKIKNPNYKGKWKTPWIDNPEFEDDPDVYVLKPIKYVGIEVWQVKGGSVYDNVLICDDPDYATQVVEEVFANREIEKEAFEEAEKVRKAREEEEAQRAREEGERRRRERGYDRRYRDRYKDRYRRDRRDYMDDYHKFLLNKREMELLKLENKVRFILAVVKGEIIVSNRKRADLFIELQTKGFTPFPKKTKAVEPEVAGATDDTEETEVKSPADSSSNGVQISDYEYLLAMAIGSLTIEKVQELCAERDKVNKEVDDLRKETPKSFWRTDLDALEGQLDELERSDVSQRS
- the LOC115957987 gene encoding DNA topoisomerase 2-like, whose amino-acid sequence is MLKPAENSRISLEKKVRKMRASPFNKKSGSVLGRVGKVNEVTENEENSGSASTSASTEETIEVAPARARPQRVNQVRKQDADEKYDSINLVLWAR